A region of Rhinoraja longicauda isolate Sanriku21f chromosome 1, sRhiLon1.1, whole genome shotgun sequence DNA encodes the following proteins:
- the st8sia5 gene encoding alpha-2,8-sialyltransferase 8E isoform X2 produces the protein MEVKVLSMVKQSELFERWKTLQLCKWERNQSATNIFKSYLTRCCNAPAFLFTTQKNTPQGIKLKYEVDSSGFLFINEDVFELFPKEMPYSRSQFKKCAVIGNGGILKNSKCGNEIDSTDFVFRCNLPPISEKYTMDVGLKTDIVTINPSIVTERFQKLEKWRRPFYEVLQKYENASVVMPAFYNTRNTDVSFRVKYVLDDFESQQSTFYFHPRYLENLSRFWMRHGLRAKRLSSGLMLVTAAMELCEEVHLYGFWSFPMDPSGYFITHHYYDNVKPRPGFHKMTSEIFNFLHMHSKGILQVHTDVCS, from the exons GGTGAAGCAGTCTGAGCTGTTTGAGCGTTGGAAGACCCTGCAGTTGTGTAAATGGGAAAGGAACCAGAGTGCGACCAACATTTTTAA ATCTTACCTGACCCGATGCTGCAACGCGCCGGCATTTCTATTCACGACGCAGAAGAATACTCCCCAGGGCATCAAGCTGAAGTACGAGGTGGACAGCAGTGGCTTCCTCTTCATCAACGAAGATGTTTTTGAATTATTTCCAAAG GAAATGCCATATTCACGCTCCCAGTTTAAAAAATGTGCAGTGATTGGGAATGGAGGAATCCTGAAGAACAGTAAGTGTGGCAATGAGATCGACTCCACGGATTTTGTATTCAG GTGTAATTTGCCACCAATCTCTGAGAAATACACCATGGACGTTGGACTGAAGACAGATATTGTGACAATAAATCCGAGCATTGTAACCGAGAG ATTCCAAAAGCTAGAAAAGTGGAGACGGCCATTCTATGAAGtcctacagaagtatgaaaatgcttCTGTGGTGATGCCAGCTTTCTACAATACCCGCAACACGGATGTTTCATTCAGAGTCAAGTATGTACTGGATGACTTTGAGTCCCAGCAATCCACGTTCTACTTCCATCCCCGCTATCTCGAGAATCTTTCCCGTTTCTGGATGAGACATGGGCTCAGAGCCAAACGCCTCAGTAGTGGTTTAATGCTGGTGACAGCTGCAATGGAGTTGTGTGAAGAGGTCCATCTCTATGGTTTCTGGTCGTTTCCCATGGACCCCTCAGGCTATTTCATCACCCACCATTACTATGACAATGTCAAACCTCGACCAGGTTTCCACAAGATGACTTCTGAGATCTTCAATTTTCTGCACATGCACAGCAAGGGGATTCTTCAGGTCCATACCGACGTTTGTAGCTGA
- the st8sia5 gene encoding alpha-2,8-sialyltransferase 8E isoform X3, with the protein MKSWRVKQSELFERWKTLQLCKWERNQSATNIFKSYLTRCCNAPAFLFTTQKNTPQGIKLKYEVDSSGFLFINEDVFELFPKEMPYSRSQFKKCAVIGNGGILKNSKCGNEIDSTDFVFRCNLPPISEKYTMDVGLKTDIVTINPSIVTERFQKLEKWRRPFYEVLQKYENASVVMPAFYNTRNTDVSFRVKYVLDDFESQQSTFYFHPRYLENLSRFWMRHGLRAKRLSSGLMLVTAAMELCEEVHLYGFWSFPMDPSGYFITHHYYDNVKPRPGFHKMTSEIFNFLHMHSKGILQVHTDVCS; encoded by the exons GGTGAAGCAGTCTGAGCTGTTTGAGCGTTGGAAGACCCTGCAGTTGTGTAAATGGGAAAGGAACCAGAGTGCGACCAACATTTTTAA ATCTTACCTGACCCGATGCTGCAACGCGCCGGCATTTCTATTCACGACGCAGAAGAATACTCCCCAGGGCATCAAGCTGAAGTACGAGGTGGACAGCAGTGGCTTCCTCTTCATCAACGAAGATGTTTTTGAATTATTTCCAAAG GAAATGCCATATTCACGCTCCCAGTTTAAAAAATGTGCAGTGATTGGGAATGGAGGAATCCTGAAGAACAGTAAGTGTGGCAATGAGATCGACTCCACGGATTTTGTATTCAG GTGTAATTTGCCACCAATCTCTGAGAAATACACCATGGACGTTGGACTGAAGACAGATATTGTGACAATAAATCCGAGCATTGTAACCGAGAG ATTCCAAAAGCTAGAAAAGTGGAGACGGCCATTCTATGAAGtcctacagaagtatgaaaatgcttCTGTGGTGATGCCAGCTTTCTACAATACCCGCAACACGGATGTTTCATTCAGAGTCAAGTATGTACTGGATGACTTTGAGTCCCAGCAATCCACGTTCTACTTCCATCCCCGCTATCTCGAGAATCTTTCCCGTTTCTGGATGAGACATGGGCTCAGAGCCAAACGCCTCAGTAGTGGTTTAATGCTGGTGACAGCTGCAATGGAGTTGTGTGAAGAGGTCCATCTCTATGGTTTCTGGTCGTTTCCCATGGACCCCTCAGGCTATTTCATCACCCACCATTACTATGACAATGTCAAACCTCGACCAGGTTTCCACAAGATGACTTCTGAGATCTTCAATTTTCTGCACATGCACAGCAAGGGGATTCTTCAGGTCCATACCGACGTTTGTAGCTGA